One genomic region from bacterium encodes:
- a CDS encoding glutamate cyclase domain-containing protein encodes MGFTAPQRTIGEGIDRLVSIEITGRGVIGELYAAARAAAEGPLCLEAAGRLLQRVHKGSVVILSTGLPTYPWFAGEQDGPVGTATLARALVLAVGARPVIVTDPVNLEICAAAVRGAGLYTRSVEDALQLPTTAAILPFPIDWNEAVERSRALLDQLRPAALIAIERPGANEHGHYHSAGGRRLTDHCGKVDALFKAARDRELLTIGVGDGGNEVGCAAIRETVLRVVPNGAKCACPCGGSVVPTVEIDFLVAAAISNWGAYGIEAAMAVLLERPEVLHSREIDARVHDLCTAAGANNDGPGLLDVGADAVPGALHGHIVELLGQMVRSGIDFGRLYREPRYPWF; translated from the coding sequence ATGGGGTTTACGGCCCCTCAACGCACCATCGGTGAAGGGATCGATCGACTCGTCAGCATTGAAATCACCGGTCGCGGCGTTATCGGGGAGCTGTACGCTGCCGCCCGGGCCGCAGCCGAAGGTCCGCTGTGCCTGGAAGCGGCGGGGCGACTCCTCCAGCGCGTGCACAAGGGGAGTGTGGTCATCCTGTCCACGGGCCTCCCGACCTATCCATGGTTCGCCGGGGAGCAGGATGGGCCGGTCGGAACGGCCACTCTGGCGCGCGCCCTCGTCCTCGCGGTGGGGGCCCGGCCTGTGATCGTGACTGACCCGGTCAATCTCGAGATCTGCGCCGCCGCGGTTCGGGGAGCCGGACTGTACACCAGATCCGTCGAGGATGCGCTCCAACTTCCCACCACCGCTGCGATCCTCCCGTTCCCCATCGACTGGAACGAGGCGGTCGAACGGTCGCGGGCGCTCCTCGATCAGCTTAGGCCCGCAGCGCTCATTGCGATCGAACGACCCGGGGCCAATGAGCACGGCCACTACCACTCCGCGGGAGGAAGGCGCCTGACCGATCATTGTGGGAAGGTCGACGCGCTGTTCAAGGCGGCACGAGATCGCGAGCTCCTGACGATTGGCGTGGGCGACGGCGGAAACGAAGTTGGTTGCGCAGCGATCCGCGAGACCGTGCTGCGGGTCGTGCCGAACGGAGCCAAGTGCGCGTGTCCGTGCGGGGGCAGCGTCGTTCCCACCGTCGAGATAGATTTTCTCGTGGCGGCGGCGATCTCGAACTGGGGCGCGTACGGCATCGAGGCCGCCATGGCCGTCCTGCTCGAGCGGCCCGAGGTCCTGCACTCGCGCGAGATCGACGCCCGGGTCCACGACCTGTGTACGGCCGCGGGGGCGAACAACGACGGCCCGGGGCTCCTAGACGTGGGAGCGGATGCGGTTCCGGGCGCTCTCCACGGACATATCGTTGAGCTGCTCGGGCAGATGGTTCGAAGCGGCATCGACTTTGGGCGGCTGTATCGAGAACCGCGCTACCCCTGGTTCTGA